DNA sequence from the Amycolatopsis sp. Hca4 genome:
CGTTCGCCGTCGGAGCGCGGGAAGTCCGTGGTGAACCGGGGCAGGTTCGCCGCGCTGGCCCCGCGCCAGCCGTAGATGGCCTGCGCGGGGTCCCCGACGGCGGTGACCGGCATCGGCGGGTTTTCGACGCCGCCGAACAGCGCGCGCAGCAGCACGCGCTGGGCGTGGCCGGTGTCCTGGTACTCGTCGAGGAGGACGGCGCCGTAGCGTTCCCGCTCGCCGCGCACGACCGACGGGTACCCGCCGGCCAGCTGGGCGGCCAGCGACATCTGGTCGGCGAAGTCGAGTGCGCCTTCGTTGCGCTTGCGGCGGTGGTAGTCGTCGACCAGCGGCAGCAGCGCGAGCCGGAAGTGCTGCGCGGCCATGATTTCGGTGAGTTTCTGCGGCAGCGCGGCCCGCTGTCCCTTGGCGCGTGGCGCGTTCTCGATGACGCGGCACAGCCAGGTCGTGTACTCGGCGAGCTGCTCGGTCGAGATGAGGTGCTCGCCCAGCTCGCCGGCCAGGGCGAGCAGGTCGGCGGTGACGGTCGGCGGGACGCGGTCGGTGTCGAGCTCGTTGTCCCAAGTGGACACGACGCGGTGCGCGATCTGCCACGACGAGGTCTCGGAGAGGAGTCGCACGCCGGGCTGCACCGGCAGGCGCAGGCCGTGTTCGGACAGCAGCCGCCCGGCGTAGGCGTGGTAGGTGAGGACGGTGGGTTCGCCGGCGACCACGGTGGCCCGCAGGCCGCCGGTCGGGTCGAGGCGGTCGAGCAGGCCGGAGCCGGCGAGGCGGCGGAGCCGGGCGCGGACGCGTTCGCCGAGCTGGCGCGCGGCTTTGCGGGTGAAGGTGAGGCCGAGGACGCGGTCGGGGCTGACGATCCCGTTGGCGACGAGCCAGACGACCCGCGCGGCCATGGTTTCGGTCTTCCCGGCCCCGGCCCCGGCGACGACGAGCGAGGGTTCGACGGGCGCGGCGATGACGGTGGCCTGCTCGGGTGTCGGCCGGTGCAGCCCGAGCGCATCGGCGAGTTCGGCGGGCTCGACGGGGTTGGCGATGAGGAGCGGGCTCACGCGCGCACCTCGGAATGCCCCGGCCCGCCGGCCGGCTCACACGCGACGGCTGAACTCACCAGGTAGTTCATCACTCCCCGGCCCGGCAACCAGTTCCGCCACGCCGCTGAACTCACCGGATAGTCCATTGCTCCCCAGCCCGGCAGGCCCTCCCGCCACGCCCCTGAACTCACCAGATGGTTCATTGCTCCCCAGCCCGGCAGCCGCTCCCGCCACGCCCCTGAACTCACCGGATAGTTCATCGCTCCCCAGCCCGGCAGCCGCTCCCGCCACGCCCCTGAACTCACCAGATAGTCCATCGCTCCCCGGCCGGACCACTTCTCCCCGCCACCGAGCGAACTCACCGGATGGTTCACGGCCCCGGCACCTGCCGCCCCTCGGGCCGGAGCGGGCAGCAGCCCCGCGCCGGGCAGCGGTCGCAGTCCACGTTCTCCTGCGCCTGGTAATCCGGCCCCGCCGCCGAGGCCGCCGCCTTCTGCACCAGCTCGAGCCACTGCTTGCCGGCCACCTCGTCCATCGGCGGCTGGGACCGTTCCGTCGACCCCGTCTTGTTGTTCGCCTTCGCCACGTACACCAGCCGCGCGCCGCCGGCCTCCGTGCGGCCCTCGATCGCCCCCAGCAGCACCGCCAGCTGGTAAGCCGCCAGCTGCGGGTGCGCCTCGGCCTCCGCCCCCGACACCGGGACCTTGCCCGTCTTGATGTCCACGATCACCGGCCGTCCCTCGGAGTCCAGCTCCACCCGGTCGACCCGCCCGCGCAGCAGCACCCGGACCTCGTCCGAACCCCCGGCGGGCAGCTCGACCTCGATGTCCTGCTCGACCCCGGCTTCCTTCAGCTCCGCCCGGCTGCGCTCCAGCCACGTCGTGAAGTTCCGCAGCATCTGCTCGACCCGCCGCCGCTCCCGCCGCGAGAACCACGGCGCCCCGGCGTCGACGCGCACCCAGGCCTCGTCCAGCGCCCGCTGCAGCTCCGCGTCCGTGCTCCCCGAAGCGACCGCCTGGGCGAGCCCGTGCACCAGCGTCCCGGTCACCGCCGCCAGCTGGGCCGGGTCGCTGCCGCCGTGGCGCTCGATCATCCAGCGCAGCGGGCACTTCGTCAGGATTTCCACTGTGGACGGTGAGATCCGGATCAGGTCGCCCGGCGGGTGCACCGGCTCGTCGCTGGAGGCCGGCAGCAGGCCGTACCACGTCGACGGGTGCGCGCCGGGCACCTTCGCGTCGGCCAGCCGGGCCAGCTGCTTCGCCGCCCGGCGCCGCCGCGCGGGGTCGGCCTTGTCGTCGCAGACCACCTCGCGCAGCTCGCCGACCAGCTCGGCGAGCACCAGCGACCGGCCCGGCGGCTTCATCCGCGAGTCGAGCCCGCCGTCGTCGGCGCCGTTCTCCTCCAGGTCGTCGAGGAACCGGGACGGCTGCTCGTCCTCCCCCGACACCGCCGTGACCAGCAGCGTCTGCTTCGCCCGGCTCATCGCGAGGTAGAACAGGCGCCGCTCCTCGGCGAGGATCGGCGCGGTCTGGGAGACGGCGTCGTCGTCGACCCCGGCCATCAGGTCCTTGAGCCGTTCGACGCCCAGCACCGAACCGCGCAGCCGCAGGTCCGGCCACGCGCCTTCCTGGACGCCGGCGACCGCGACGACCGTCCACTCGCGACCCGCGGCGGCGTGCGCGGTGAGCAGCGAGACGCCGTCGGACGGGACCGCCGCCGGTGCGAGGGTGTCGCCCGCAATGCGTTGCGCGCCAAGGTAATCGGCGAAGGAGGCGACGCTCGCCCGCGGCAGCCGGTCGACGTACCGGCCCGCGGCGTCGAACAGCGCGACGACGGCGTCGAGGTCGCGGTCGGCCTGCGCGCCCAGCGACCCGCCGCGCTCGACCTGTTTCAGCAGCTTGTCCTGGAGCCCGCTTTCCCGCCACAGCTGCCACAGCACCTGCTCGACGCCCTCGCCGCGCGCGACGGCCTGGTGCGTGGTGCGCAGCAGCCCGCCGACCCGCCGCACCGGCTCGGCCTCGGCGTCGGCCAGCCCGGCCAGGATGTCGCCGCCGCGCAACGCCTCCACCAGCAGCTCGTCGCTCGGCCGCTCGCCGCCGCCCGCCAGCTCCAGCCGGCGCAGGCCGCGCCGCAACCGCCGCAGCGCCAACGGGTCCGCGCCGCCGAGCGACGACGACAGCAGCATCTCCGCGAGATCGACGTCCAGCAGTTCCGGCGACGGCGCGAGCTTCAGCACGGCCAGCAGCGGCCGCACCGCGGGCTGCTTGGCCAGCGGCAGCTCCTCGGTCGCCGACCCGATCGGGACGCCGGCGGCGCGCAAAGCTCGTTGCAGGACGAGGAAAGTCCGGGCCGGAGACCGGACGAGCACGGCGATCTCCGACCACGGCACGCCGTCGACGAGGTGGGCGCGGCGGAGCTGGTCGGCGATCCAGCTCGCCTCGGCGGCCGGGGTCGGCATCACGCGGACGCGGACGTTGCCGCCGGTGGCCCCCTTGGGCGGCACGATCTTGCGGTGCGGTGACGCGCCCGGCAGCGTCGCGCCGATCTTGGCCACCGCGAGCCGCACCGCCGGGGCCAGCCGGTGGGCCGTGGTGAGCGTGACGGTCCGGCTGCCGTCCGGATCGGCGTCGGCGAACAGCCGCGCGTCGGCGCCGCGGAAGGAGAACACGTTCTGGTCGGGGTCGCCGGCCACCACGAACTCGGCCGCGGTGTGCCCGATCACCCGGACCAGGCTGGTCTGCAGCGGGTCGAGGTGGTGGGCGTCGTCGACGAACAGGTGCCGGACGCGGGTGCGCTCGCGTTCGCGCAGCTCGGCGGCGTCCTCCAGGGCGAGCAGCGCGGAGGTGACCAGCTCGGCGGCGTCCAGCGCGGGCGCGCTCGCCACGCCGAGCGCGTTGCCGCCCGCGCCCTGCAGCTGCGTGACTTCTTCGTACTGCGCCCAGAACTGCCCGGCGGCGATCCACTCCTCGCGCCCGCGGCGGCGGCCCAGTTCGGCGAGGTCACCGGGGCCGAGACCGCGCTCGGCCGCGCGCATCAGCAGGTCACGCAGCTCTTCGGCGAAGCCGGGGACCATCAGCGCGGGCCGCAGCTGCTCGGGCCAGTACTCGGCACCTTCGTCGAGGTCACCGGCCAGGAGCTCGCGGACGACGACGTCCTGCTCGGCCCCGGCCAGCAGCCGCGGCGGCGGCAGCTCCTCGGCCATCGCCTCCAGCCGCAGCAGCGAGTAGGCGTAGGAGTGCACGGTGCGGACCAGGGGTTCGCGGACGGTCCGGGGCAGCGGCCGCGCCAGGTCGGGGTCGGCGGTGAGCCGGCGGGTGATGTCGGCGCGCAGCGCGTCGGCGGACTTGCGGGAGGTGGTGAGCACGAGCACGCTCTCCGGGTCGGCGCCCTCGGCGATCCGGCGGGTGGCGGCCGAGGCCAGCAGCGCCGTCTTGCCGGTGCCGGGACCGCCGAGCACGCGGAGGAACCCGCCGGGTGCGGAGAGCACGCGCCGCGCGCCTTCGTCCCAGGTGAACGCGGGTGTGGCGGTGTTCGGCGTGCGCA
Encoded proteins:
- a CDS encoding ATP-dependent DNA helicase → MRTPNTATPAFTWDEGARRVLSAPGGFLRVLGGPGTGKTALLASAATRRIAEGADPESVLVLTTSRKSADALRADITRRLTADPDLARPLPRTVREPLVRTVHSYAYSLLRLEAMAEELPPPRLLAGAEQDVVVRELLAGDLDEGAEYWPEQLRPALMVPGFAEELRDLLMRAAERGLGPGDLAELGRRRGREEWIAAGQFWAQYEEVTQLQGAGGNALGVASAPALDAAELVTSALLALEDAAELRERERTRVRHLFVDDAHHLDPLQTSLVRVIGHTAAEFVVAGDPDQNVFSFRGADARLFADADPDGSRTVTLTTAHRLAPAVRLAVAKIGATLPGASPHRKIVPPKGATGGNVRVRVMPTPAAEASWIADQLRRAHLVDGVPWSEIAVLVRSPARTFLVLQRALRAAGVPIGSATEELPLAKQPAVRPLLAVLKLAPSPELLDVDLAEMLLSSSLGGADPLALRRLRRGLRRLELAGGGERPSDELLVEALRGGDILAGLADAEAEPVRRVGGLLRTTHQAVARGEGVEQVLWQLWRESGLQDKLLKQVERGGSLGAQADRDLDAVVALFDAAGRYVDRLPRASVASFADYLGAQRIAGDTLAPAAVPSDGVSLLTAHAAAGREWTVVAVAGVQEGAWPDLRLRGSVLGVERLKDLMAGVDDDAVSQTAPILAEERRLFYLAMSRAKQTLLVTAVSGEDEQPSRFLDDLEENGADDGGLDSRMKPPGRSLVLAELVGELREVVCDDKADPARRRRAAKQLARLADAKVPGAHPSTWYGLLPASSDEPVHPPGDLIRISPSTVEILTKCPLRWMIERHGGSDPAQLAAVTGTLVHGLAQAVASGSTDAELQRALDEAWVRVDAGAPWFSRRERRRVEQMLRNFTTWLERSRAELKEAGVEQDIEVELPAGGSDEVRVLLRGRVDRVELDSEGRPVIVDIKTGKVPVSGAEAEAHPQLAAYQLAVLLGAIEGRTEAGGARLVYVAKANNKTGSTERSQPPMDEVAGKQWLELVQKAAASAAGPDYQAQENVDCDRCPARGCCPLRPEGRQVPGP